The Eurosta solidaginis isolate ZX-2024a chromosome 4, ASM4086904v1, whole genome shotgun sequence genome includes a window with the following:
- the CycK gene encoding cyclin-K: protein MKNMPCWYYDKKELRDTPSIQDGISFETERRYRKEGARFIMNCGTQMGLGHNTMATGVVYFHRFYMFHSFKSFPRYVTACCCLFLAGKVEETPKKCRDIIKIARTMLTDTYFYSFGDDPKEEVMTLERILLQTIKFDLQVEHPYTFLLKYAKCFRGDQVKLQKMVQMAWNFVNDSLSTVVCLQWEPEIIAVALIHLASKLSKFTVVDWIGRQPSHNRWWDMFVSDVTMEILEDICHQVLDLYQPSQKDTPETNSPPQKPPSRADSPTPTKPVLPTSSSSGSPAGKVKPTPVSTLNPSTTIAASAAIPIIGEQLSNIQSIKSLANSGPIGPTATEPSVAAAIPTVGMSSTSYHNIYPPSSATHQIHSLYNSATPAPPQPPSHNYIGPTGPSNIVPPPIPPLMGGSYGMAPSGGPWGGPSLNSNSHYASNLPQSMAPGGGSGGGAPPQHGYQGSSQYSRRSYM, encoded by the exons ATGAAAAACATGCCGTGCTGGTATTACGATAAGAAGGAATTGCGTGATACACCTTCCATACAAGATGGTATATCGTTTGAGACAGAGCGGCGATATCGTAAAGAAGGTGCACGCTTCATAATGAATTGCGGCACACAAATGGGATTAGGTCACAATACAATGGCAACTGGAGTTGTATACTTTCATCGTTTTTATATGTTTCAttcatttaaaagttttccacGTTACGTGACGGCTTGCTGTTGCCTGTTTCTTGCGGGTAAAGTCGAAGAAACTCCAAAGAAATGTCGCGATATAATAAAAATAGCAAGAACAATGCTGACTGACACTTATTTTTATTCATTTGGTGATGATCCGAAGGAG GAAGTTATGACATTGGAACGTATTTTGCTGCAAACTATCAAATTCGATTTACAAGTGGAGCATCCATATACATTTTTACTGAAATATGCGAAATGCTTTCGTGGCGATCAagttaaattacaaaaaatggtACAAATGGCATGGAACTTTGTAAATGATTCGCTAAGTACGGTTGTATGTTTGCAATGGGAACCCGAGATAATCGCCGTAGCATTAATCCATCTAGCTAGTAAACTGAGTAAATTCACAGTGGTTGATTGGATTGGGAGACAACCGAGTCATAACCGTTGGTGGGATATGTTCGTATCGGATGTAACAATGGAAATACTCGAAGATATATGTCATCAAGTGCTAGATTTATATCAACCTAGTCAAAAGGACACACCCGAAACGAATAGCCCACCCCAAAAGCCACCCAGTCGTGCCGATAGTCCTACACCAACGAAACCGGTTTTACCGACGTCAAGTAGCAGTGGTTCACCAGCTGGCAAAGTCAAACCAACGCCAGTAAGTACTCTAAACCCATCGACAACTATCGCCGCATCTGCTGCAATACCCATAATAGGAGAGCAGCTTAGTAATATACAAAGCATTAAATCGCTGGCGAATTCGGGTCCAATTGGTCCCACAGCTACAGAGCCCTCCGTTGCCGCTGCAATACCAACAGTTGGTATGTCGTCAACAAGTTATCACAATATTTATCCGCCATCATCAGCAACACATCAAATACACTCACTGTATAACTCTGCAACACCTGCCCCGCCACAACCGCCTTCGCATAATTATATCGGTCCGACAGGTCCTTCGAATATCGTGCCACCACCGATTCCACCACTAATGGGTGGTTCTTATGGCATGGCACCTAGTGGTGGACCTTGGGGAGGACCTTCGTTAAACTCAAATTCGCATTATGCTTCAAATTTGCCTCAATCCATGGCGCCGGGCGGTGGTAGCGGTGGTGGTGCGCCACCTCAGCATGGTTACCAGGGATCGTCACAATATTCAAGACGCAGTTATATGTGA